The segment CCGGCGAATCTTTCTTGATTTAGAAAGTCCTGCTCGCACTTGTGAAGATTTTTTACAATGGAAAGATCCAAAGTTTCGTCGTAAAAATACTCCTCTTACTAATATTGTGGGTTTAGATTTTGTGCATCATTTTGTTCTTGATTATTTACACTTGCAATGCCTTGGAGTAATGCGTTCGATGATAGTAAATATGTGGTACAAGGGAGCAATTCCTCATAGACTTTCGGCTGCTCAAATCGAATTGATGTCAACTCTTCTTGTTCGATTTCAACACCGCATTCCTGTAGAATTTGCAAGGAAACCTAGAGAACTAGACATTGTTTTGCGGTGGAAAGCAACAGaatttcgattatttattctgtatataggaccaattattctaaaaagtgTTCTgagtgaaaagaaatatattcatttcttagaatttaattttgcaatgagaattttattaaactcaaatCTTTGCAAAGAACAAGAACTTCGTCAATTTGCCAAAGCACTTTTAAAACACTTTGTTCAGTcgactataatattatataatcaaaacTTTATTGCCCACAATTTTCATAACAATATTCACATAACTGATGATGCAGATTATTTTGTCGACAAATTAGATGATTTTACCTTACATACGGTATCTGCATTTccctttgaaaattatatgcaaaatattaagaaaaaagttagAGGACGTAATAAGCCACTTGAACAAATCGGACGACGAATTGAGGAAATAATGTCGTTtgagtttaattatttcacagatctagataataaatttccaaaGTTTTTATATCCCCATAATGTTGGTCCGATATTACCAGATTGTACACGTCAGTACCGTGGTGTTgctcttgaaaaatttaaaatatttaataaaagtccAAATAACTGCTGTGGTACTGCTACCGGAACtattattcaaattgaaaACATAGCTTTTTGTGAGCGTTTGCAGATTCCAATTGTTATCGGTagagaatttattaacaaacgTAATTTCTATACTATACCTTCCGAGAGTTCCCGCGTAGGAgtatttaaagttaataaacTGTCTAATCTCAAAAAGTGGCCATTGTCAgaaattagtataaaatatgtacaattgcCGTACAAAAATAGCTATGTCGTATCTTCCATTTTACACTGTGACACGCTTTAATTGCTTAATTgagcaatatataatacattttcaaatgCTATATCttacttttctatttcactctattcttttctcttttttctggtattttgtgtataaatatatatgcatatataatcGTTAACATATGTAACAAGAAACATATCaggtaaaaattattcatatatatatgtacatttatatatataaaatattaatatttatacacatatatgtatgtgtgtgtattaatttgtctataatatatgtatatatatatatgtgtgtatatatatatatatatatatatatatatatatataattatatatagtattacaaaatattattcagaaCATTATGTATCCAAAAagcttatgtaataaaatattttacatatattctatatacatgtaaaatattttacataagcTTATTAGACACATAATGTTCTGAACATGTATATATTCTATACATTCATGTATTCtatacatattatgtataaaaaaaaatatatatatattttacatttattctatacatacatatatatatatatatttcttttgtattttcagaGCAGTTACGATTGCAAtgagttatttaataaattcggCAGATACAATTCTGCTGAAAGAGGACGAGAGTTCATTACATGATGTATACGATAATGGTAGTAATGAAAAATcagtatttattgcaaaaacgCATACCGAGGATGATATAGCACAGTGGTCtgttgtttattttgaaagtgacgaagaagaagatatTGAGGGTTTCAACGATCTTATTCCGTCTTCATGGATTACATCGAGTGGGACATTGAGTTGGTATCCTATGAATGAACATCAAGCAACAATACATAAATTGGTAAAACAGTGCGCAAAACCTAATTTGAAGTGGAATTGTTTTTCCATCAAAAAGATAGAAGAAAACATTGGTAAATTTTATGACGAGATAATTGTTTCGTTCATGATTTGTCTACCATTTTACGCATTTTTGTCATaacttttgtttataatttttacagaaaattatgATCGAGGAATGAAAATGTtcgtaaaaattgcaaaaaatccTAATGCCACGTTATATTCAGATATGGAGGAAAAAGGAAAGGGAAAACGATTAAAAAGagcgaatattaaatattttgatgatttGGAAGAAAACAACGAGgaaagaaacaaagaaaataattttgaaaagaaacgAAATATGCAACTGATGTTACCACCACTtccaaaattaaagaaaccgACGCGAGAAAGTCAACCATTGTCTgacaaaatgaataaaaaagtgaaacaGTTATGCAGAGACAAAGCCTCATCATCTTTGGATAATAATGAACAACTGCCGAGTGTTGTCTCAGATGAGATAAACATTCCTCATACAGTACCGGAGAACAAAAGTTACATGGAACGTAAGGGATTAAAACTCTTAAAAGAAAGATCCTTTGTGACAGAAATGCATAAATCAACATCTGCAACAATTGCTTCAGaagaaatatgcaaatttgtgGATCAAATAAGCGGATGTAAGATACgttctaaaataaatcataaatgtGCTTACACCTTAGAAGGAACAGTTACATTAGAATCTCTTGCAGATGCAATTTGTCATTTCAATGGTATGTTGACTATCTTTGTCTATATATCAATGTAaggttttattattgcatagtATATATTCTATAGTAAgtcaagatatatttttaattaaaatatgcaactCTTAGTGCAGATCACAactaaaatttgtttattttataattcaattagCAAACGGATTGAGTGCAAATTGTAGGcaataaaatcattacataaatcaactttaatttttggCAGCTTGTTATTGACTATTCAAATTtagtaaatgttaataaaatattgttttatatatatcaatcctatcctattttaaaattattaatacgattttaaaaataattttcttctaaaattattaatactataataaaataaatataatagtaaaataattattaaaaataaatcaaatattttaatatgtcaatatttcatatcaaatattaaattagcttACAATCCAATATTTCATACCAATTATTGAAGTGTCACAAAATCAATAACTTTTGAatccaatattaatttaatatcacttcttttcttataattattattttgtattattttcagcTGAAATATCATCATGTAAATTAATCTTACGTAAGACGGacaaaaatgttgaaagtTTTCTGGAAACACAGACGATAAACAAACCTGAAACTAACAATCCCGCTCCTATTACAGTACAAGATTTGAACGAATTTCCATTAACAAATTTAGATGATCTAAAGAAAATCGAGCGGAGACTTAAAAAAGACGAAACTTTTCATTTGAAAATGGTaagatatttgattttttctcaaactttatttcaattttatacaatttcaattttatacaatttcaattttatacacaattaaaattttataccatTTGTAGGTCGAAGCtttacatttacaaattaaGGGAGAATCGATTCAAAAACAAGTAAACTCCGTGCTTCAAATGATTCTACATGATACGTTGGCAAGTCTGTTTAATTGGAAAGGTCAACGAGGAACTAAATTGAAATTAGCAAAACGCCGAATTAGCAAAATAATGATCGGTAAGAtcatattatttcacaattaaatctgttgagatttttttgtaatttataggTTTTATTTGTGtgttttaatgttatttatatttctttttacagaaGCAGTGGCTAAGGAATTTCCTATAATAAATGAAACCATGTTTGGTAGGAAAGCGGGACCATGGCTGGCTCAGGCCAGCTttcgtataaaaaagtaaatattatcacatattttacattatataacatttttgtaatgaatttgATTATGACATATATATCAATCAAAGATTTATAAGTACTTAGAAGTGATCAGATTGCACAATATTGAAATGTTGCAATTTGATTACTTTTGTATGTGTGTGATAGTACTTATAAATCTTTGATTCATATATGCATGccattatatttgttattgtttattaatattaatatatttgtaacattaacAGATATATGAAGAAAGACAATGAAATTCATTCAAACAACGACGAGAGTTCTGAAAATGAGAGTTTTGTAAACGAAGAGAGTAATGAAGAtagcgaataaaaaaataataataattacacggaaaaaagattaattaatataggGACAGCTAAAATCTTAGCTGTCCCTATATTAGCTAATATTTTGCTATAGtaactaatcttttttttccgtgtaataatataaatatacaaaaatgatattatattaaaaaaaacatttgaatatattattaatgagatGGCAGTAAAGGATTAATATAGTTATTGtgattgttatattaattaaagaaaatatatagattattagtttaggatttaaaattaataaggtatatttttagttttagaataaatattaagcaattattaaatttttgatacataaaacataagaaatatattatacatatacatatatgcattatatatgtacatttatatttttatatattatatcagagttataaattcaaatgtaTAACAAAGTATGTATAACAAAGTTGTATAGCATTTGCAcattaaaagaatatctttaaaatatgtttattaattattcatctaaagcaatttaaaatataaaataaatattttttacaattataaataaacatttaaaaacatttgtttaaatattaaaataaatattttttaaatattaagaaacatttttccaaatgttaaaataaacattttttaatgaataaaagag is part of the Linepithema humile isolate Giens D197 chromosome 3, Lhum_UNIL_v1.0, whole genome shotgun sequence genome and harbors:
- the LOC136998856 gene encoding uncharacterized protein; its protein translation is MSVHILPNELLRIIFNFCDVYTLSRISIVCKQFNLVACETLKKKSEHLLVMNQKSEKFCERAVTIAMSYLINSADTILLKEDESSLHDVYDNGSNEKSVFIAKTHTEDDIAQWSVVYFESDEEEDIEGFNDLIPSSWITSSGTLSWYPMNEHQATIHKLVKQCAKPNLKWNCFSIKKIEENIENYDRGMKMFVKIAKNPNATLYSDMEEKGKGKRLKRANIKYFDDLEENNEERNKENNFEKKRNMQLMLPPLPKLKKPTRESQPLSDKMNKKVKQLCRDKASSSLDNNEQLPSVVSDEINIPHTVPENKSYMERKGLKLLKERSFVTEMHKSTSATIASEEICKFVDQISGCKIRSKINHKCAYTLEGTVTLESLADAICHFNAEISSCKLILRKTDKNVESFLETQTINKPETNNPAPITVQDLNEFPLTNLDDLKKIERRLKKDETFHLKMVEALHLQIKGESIQKQVNSVLQMILHDTLASLFNWKGQRGTKLKLAKRRISKIMIEAVAKEFPIINETMFGRKAGPWLAQASFRIKKYMKKDNEIHSNNDESSENESFVNEESNEDSE